A stretch of Pangasianodon hypophthalmus isolate fPanHyp1 chromosome 9, fPanHyp1.pri, whole genome shotgun sequence DNA encodes these proteins:
- the cdhr5b gene encoding cadherin-related family member 5 isoform X3, translating to MDLNHLISLKIVLFLLGVLTIGTSGQICSAPLTADIQENNPVGATVATITTQDGVSLAITENPEEAFGLNGSLLVVNKVLDYESLPEGGGLSISILCTKVGESLLTLRIFVIVQNINDNPPVFAMNPYTLEVDELSKVNTPVGKFEATDPDKEPLYYRLVSPMDEFGLQAESNPEILVKKVLDYDTIKEVTLQLFAQDTPLSSAMTPSHTASTTIIVTILDINNRPPWFQPCTETTAGTAKVCITSGYTGNVFLNKTATDALTLKPGPVYAIDGDKGRNDIIRYRIIGGNDGGIFSINENSGNITMQMAVGVAGPIILTVMAYELENPDYYATTTVTLEVQISSNHPPKFVKPEYEGFISEDAAVGSLVLESKSSNIPLQVQATDADFSDGVNPSIKFEVSVGSDFRITPEGFIVMTRAASPGNVKLQISVVDSTNGESSTASLSIEVSPEELPVPSGDFKSEDMIALGVSLAVALLLCFVVIGFLAYNFRRFSADWKKLSEASIFRSSLSGGSGGPKDGVQYTNEGFQADEDTDSVTSKQAAESVLPRGPELSRKAPEVLETQPSVPTAQSKSSNDNSTLPTDSSSQNASDNTDKEKEVKPILTKERRMEDGYKAVWFKEDIDPNDKEEVLVSDRDQDIDHEDDDHDDDDDDDDDDDDDDDDEEEEYSNFAEL from the exons ATGGATCTAAACCATCTTATCTCGCTCAAAATAGTTTTGTTTCTACTGGGAGTGCTCACCATCGGCACTTCTGGTCAGA TTTGCTCAGCCCCACTCACAGCGGATATTCAAGAGAACAACCCTGTTGGTGCTACAGTCGCCACAATAACCACCCAGGATGGAGTCAGCCTCGCTATTACAGAAAATCCTGAGGAAGCCTTCGGGCTAAATGGCAGTCTGCTTGTGGTAAACAAAGTACTGGACTATGAG TCCTTGCCTGAGGGTGGTGGCCTGAGTATTAGTATATTATGTACGAAGGTTGGGGAGTCTCTG CTAACCCTACGGATATTTGTGATTGTACAAAACATCAATGACAACCCTCCAGTTTTTGCAATGAACCCGTACACTCTGGAAGTTGATGAG CTATCCAAAGTTAATACACCAGTGGGCAAATTTGAAGCTACAGACCCCGATAAAGAGCCGCTGTACTACAGGCTGGTATCTCCAATG gatgaATTTGGGCTGCAGGCAGAAAGTAACCCAGAAATTCTGGTGAAGAAGGTTTTGGATTATGATACTATTAAAGAAGTCACTCTGCAGCTCTTTGCTCAG GACACGCCCTTATCTTCAGCAATGACACCATCTCATACTGCCAGCACCACCATCATTGTCACTATCTTAGACATCAATAACCGACCACCGTGGTTCCAGCCTTGCACAGAGACCACTGCTGGCACAGCCAAAGTCTGCATCACCTCTGGATATACAGGGAATGTCTTTTTAAATAAGACAGCG ACTGATGCGTTGACCCTTAAGCCTGGTCCGGTGTATGCCATTGATGGAGACAAAGGAAGGAATGACATAATCAGATACAGAATTATTGGAG GAAATGATGGTGGCATATTCAGTATTAATGAAAACAGTGGAAATATTACAATGCAGATGGCAGTGGGTGTAGCAGGACCCATCATATTGACAGTCATG GCATACGAGTTGGAGAACCCTGACTACTATGCCACCACAACTGTCACACTAGAAGTACAAATAAGTAGCAATCACCCACCGAAGTTTGTCAAACCTGAATATGAGGGTTTCATCTCAGAGGATGCAGCTGTCGGCAGCCTAGTGCTAGAAAGCAAGTCCAGCAACATACCTCTACAGGTTCAGGCCACAGATGCAGACTTCTCTGAC GGAGTAAATCCTTCCATTAAATTTGAGGTTTCTGTAGGCAGTGACTTTAGAATCACTCCAGAGGGCTTCATAGTCATGACAAGAGCAGCTTCTCCTGGCAATGTGAAATTGCaa atAAGCGTAGTTGATTCAACAAATGGTGAATCCAGCACAGCTTCTCTCTCTATAGAAGTCAGTCCAG AAGAGCTGCCTGTGCCATCAGGTGACTTCAAGTCAGAGGACATGATAGCTCTGGGGGTGAGTCTGGCTGTAGCTCTACTGCTCTGCTTTGTGGTTATTGGTTTTCTGGCCTACAACTTCAGACGCTTCAGTGCAGACTGGAAGAAGTTGTCCGAAGCCAGCATCTTCCGCAGCTCG CTGAGTGGGGGTTCAGGTGGGCCTAAAGACGGAGTGCAGTACACCAATGAGGGTTTTCAGGCTGATGAAGACACGGACAGTGTGACTTCGAAGCAGGCAGCAGAGTCGGTGCTGCCACGAGGGCCGGAGCTGAGCCGCAAAGCTCCGGAGGTACTGGAGACACAGCCCAGCGTTCCAACCGCGCAGAGCAAAAGCAGCAATGATAACTCCACTCTTCCTACAGACTCCAGCAGCCAGAATGCCTCAGACAAcacagataaagagaaagaggtgAAACCCATTCTCACCAAGGAGCGGCGCATGGAAGATGGCTACAAAGCTGTATGGTTTAAGGAAGACATTGACCCTAATGACAAGGAGGAAGTGCTCGTTTCTGACAGAGACCAGGACATTGACCATGaagatgatgatcatgatgatgatgatgatgatgatgacgatgatgatgatgatgatgatgacgaggaGGAAGAATATTCTAATTTTGCTGAATTATAG
- the cdhr5b gene encoding cadherin-related family member 5 isoform X2 has translation MDLNHLISLKIVLFLLGVLTIGTSGQICSAPLTADIQENNPVGATVATITTQDGVSLAITENPEEAFGLNGSLLVVNKVLDYESLPEGGGLSISILCTKVGESLLTLRIFVIVQNINDNPPVFAMNPYTLEVDELSKVNTPVGKFEATDPDKEPLYYRLVSPMDEFGLQAESNPEILVKKVLDYDTIKEVTLQLFAQDTPLSSAMTPSHTASTTIIVTILDINNRPPWFQPCTETTAGTAKVCITSGYTGNVFLNKTATDALTLKPGPVYAIDGDKGRNDIIRYRIIGGNDGGIFSINENSGNITMQMAVGVAGPIILTVMAYELENPDYYATTTVTLEVQISSNHPPKFVKPEYEGFISEDAAVGSLVLESKSSNIPLQVQATDADFSDGVNPSIKFEVSVGSDFRITPEGFIVMTRAASPGNVKLQISVVDSTNGESSTASLSIEVSPVTTTDMSTSRPSTTAMTTTMATSNAITTNVATDTTTVKELPVPSGDFKSEDMIALGVSLAVALLLCFVVIGFLAYNFRRFSADWKKLSEASIFRSSLSGGSGGPKDGVQYTNEGFQADEDTDSVTSKQAAESVLPRGPELSRKAPEVLETQPSVPTAQSKSSNDNSTLPTDSSSQNASDNTDKEKEVKPILTKERRMEDGYKAVWFKEDIDPNDKEEVLVSDRDQDIDHEDDDHDDDDDDDDDDDDDDDDEEEEYSNFAEL, from the exons ATGGATCTAAACCATCTTATCTCGCTCAAAATAGTTTTGTTTCTACTGGGAGTGCTCACCATCGGCACTTCTGGTCAGA TTTGCTCAGCCCCACTCACAGCGGATATTCAAGAGAACAACCCTGTTGGTGCTACAGTCGCCACAATAACCACCCAGGATGGAGTCAGCCTCGCTATTACAGAAAATCCTGAGGAAGCCTTCGGGCTAAATGGCAGTCTGCTTGTGGTAAACAAAGTACTGGACTATGAG TCCTTGCCTGAGGGTGGTGGCCTGAGTATTAGTATATTATGTACGAAGGTTGGGGAGTCTCTG CTAACCCTACGGATATTTGTGATTGTACAAAACATCAATGACAACCCTCCAGTTTTTGCAATGAACCCGTACACTCTGGAAGTTGATGAG CTATCCAAAGTTAATACACCAGTGGGCAAATTTGAAGCTACAGACCCCGATAAAGAGCCGCTGTACTACAGGCTGGTATCTCCAATG gatgaATTTGGGCTGCAGGCAGAAAGTAACCCAGAAATTCTGGTGAAGAAGGTTTTGGATTATGATACTATTAAAGAAGTCACTCTGCAGCTCTTTGCTCAG GACACGCCCTTATCTTCAGCAATGACACCATCTCATACTGCCAGCACCACCATCATTGTCACTATCTTAGACATCAATAACCGACCACCGTGGTTCCAGCCTTGCACAGAGACCACTGCTGGCACAGCCAAAGTCTGCATCACCTCTGGATATACAGGGAATGTCTTTTTAAATAAGACAGCG ACTGATGCGTTGACCCTTAAGCCTGGTCCGGTGTATGCCATTGATGGAGACAAAGGAAGGAATGACATAATCAGATACAGAATTATTGGAG GAAATGATGGTGGCATATTCAGTATTAATGAAAACAGTGGAAATATTACAATGCAGATGGCAGTGGGTGTAGCAGGACCCATCATATTGACAGTCATG GCATACGAGTTGGAGAACCCTGACTACTATGCCACCACAACTGTCACACTAGAAGTACAAATAAGTAGCAATCACCCACCGAAGTTTGTCAAACCTGAATATGAGGGTTTCATCTCAGAGGATGCAGCTGTCGGCAGCCTAGTGCTAGAAAGCAAGTCCAGCAACATACCTCTACAGGTTCAGGCCACAGATGCAGACTTCTCTGAC GGAGTAAATCCTTCCATTAAATTTGAGGTTTCTGTAGGCAGTGACTTTAGAATCACTCCAGAGGGCTTCATAGTCATGACAAGAGCAGCTTCTCCTGGCAATGTGAAATTGCaa atAAGCGTAGTTGATTCAACAAATGGTGAATCCAGCACAGCTTCTCTCTCTATAGAAGTCAGTCCAG TCACCACTACGGACATGTCCACCAGTAGGCCTAGTACCACTGCCATGACTACAACCATGGCTACAAGCAATGCCATAACCACTAATGTGGCTACAGATACTACCACAGTCAAAG AGCTGCCTGTGCCATCAGGTGACTTCAAGTCAGAGGACATGATAGCTCTGGGGGTGAGTCTGGCTGTAGCTCTACTGCTCTGCTTTGTGGTTATTGGTTTTCTGGCCTACAACTTCAGACGCTTCAGTGCAGACTGGAAGAAGTTGTCCGAAGCCAGCATCTTCCGCAGCTCG CTGAGTGGGGGTTCAGGTGGGCCTAAAGACGGAGTGCAGTACACCAATGAGGGTTTTCAGGCTGATGAAGACACGGACAGTGTGACTTCGAAGCAGGCAGCAGAGTCGGTGCTGCCACGAGGGCCGGAGCTGAGCCGCAAAGCTCCGGAGGTACTGGAGACACAGCCCAGCGTTCCAACCGCGCAGAGCAAAAGCAGCAATGATAACTCCACTCTTCCTACAGACTCCAGCAGCCAGAATGCCTCAGACAAcacagataaagagaaagaggtgAAACCCATTCTCACCAAGGAGCGGCGCATGGAAGATGGCTACAAAGCTGTATGGTTTAAGGAAGACATTGACCCTAATGACAAGGAGGAAGTGCTCGTTTCTGACAGAGACCAGGACATTGACCATGaagatgatgatcatgatgatgatgatgatgatgatgacgatgatgatgatgatgatgatgacgaggaGGAAGAATATTCTAATTTTGCTGAATTATAG
- the cdhr5b gene encoding cadherin-related family member 5 isoform X1 produces MDLNHLISLKIVLFLLGVLTIGTSGQICSAPLTADIQENNPVGATVATITTQDGVSLAITENPEEAFGLNGSLLVVNKVLDYESLPEGGGLSISILCTKVGESLLTLRIFVIVQNINDNPPVFAMNPYTLEVDELSKVNTPVGKFEATDPDKEPLYYRLVSPMDEFGLQAESNPEILVKKVLDYDTIKEVTLQLFAQDTPLSSAMTPSHTASTTIIVTILDINNRPPWFQPCTETTAGTAKVCITSGYTGNVFLNKTATDALTLKPGPVYAIDGDKGRNDIIRYRIIGGNDGGIFSINENSGNITMQMAVGVAGPIILTVMAYELENPDYYATTTVTLEVQISSNHPPKFVKPEYEGFISEDAAVGSLVLESKSSNIPLQVQATDADFSDGVNPSIKFEVSVGSDFRITPEGFIVMTRAASPGNVKLQISVVDSTNGESSTASLSIEVSPVTTTDMSTSRPSTTAMTTTMATSNAITTNVATDTTTVKEELPVPSGDFKSEDMIALGVSLAVALLLCFVVIGFLAYNFRRFSADWKKLSEASIFRSSLSGGSGGPKDGVQYTNEGFQADEDTDSVTSKQAAESVLPRGPELSRKAPEVLETQPSVPTAQSKSSNDNSTLPTDSSSQNASDNTDKEKEVKPILTKERRMEDGYKAVWFKEDIDPNDKEEVLVSDRDQDIDHEDDDHDDDDDDDDDDDDDDDDEEEEYSNFAEL; encoded by the exons ATGGATCTAAACCATCTTATCTCGCTCAAAATAGTTTTGTTTCTACTGGGAGTGCTCACCATCGGCACTTCTGGTCAGA TTTGCTCAGCCCCACTCACAGCGGATATTCAAGAGAACAACCCTGTTGGTGCTACAGTCGCCACAATAACCACCCAGGATGGAGTCAGCCTCGCTATTACAGAAAATCCTGAGGAAGCCTTCGGGCTAAATGGCAGTCTGCTTGTGGTAAACAAAGTACTGGACTATGAG TCCTTGCCTGAGGGTGGTGGCCTGAGTATTAGTATATTATGTACGAAGGTTGGGGAGTCTCTG CTAACCCTACGGATATTTGTGATTGTACAAAACATCAATGACAACCCTCCAGTTTTTGCAATGAACCCGTACACTCTGGAAGTTGATGAG CTATCCAAAGTTAATACACCAGTGGGCAAATTTGAAGCTACAGACCCCGATAAAGAGCCGCTGTACTACAGGCTGGTATCTCCAATG gatgaATTTGGGCTGCAGGCAGAAAGTAACCCAGAAATTCTGGTGAAGAAGGTTTTGGATTATGATACTATTAAAGAAGTCACTCTGCAGCTCTTTGCTCAG GACACGCCCTTATCTTCAGCAATGACACCATCTCATACTGCCAGCACCACCATCATTGTCACTATCTTAGACATCAATAACCGACCACCGTGGTTCCAGCCTTGCACAGAGACCACTGCTGGCACAGCCAAAGTCTGCATCACCTCTGGATATACAGGGAATGTCTTTTTAAATAAGACAGCG ACTGATGCGTTGACCCTTAAGCCTGGTCCGGTGTATGCCATTGATGGAGACAAAGGAAGGAATGACATAATCAGATACAGAATTATTGGAG GAAATGATGGTGGCATATTCAGTATTAATGAAAACAGTGGAAATATTACAATGCAGATGGCAGTGGGTGTAGCAGGACCCATCATATTGACAGTCATG GCATACGAGTTGGAGAACCCTGACTACTATGCCACCACAACTGTCACACTAGAAGTACAAATAAGTAGCAATCACCCACCGAAGTTTGTCAAACCTGAATATGAGGGTTTCATCTCAGAGGATGCAGCTGTCGGCAGCCTAGTGCTAGAAAGCAAGTCCAGCAACATACCTCTACAGGTTCAGGCCACAGATGCAGACTTCTCTGAC GGAGTAAATCCTTCCATTAAATTTGAGGTTTCTGTAGGCAGTGACTTTAGAATCACTCCAGAGGGCTTCATAGTCATGACAAGAGCAGCTTCTCCTGGCAATGTGAAATTGCaa atAAGCGTAGTTGATTCAACAAATGGTGAATCCAGCACAGCTTCTCTCTCTATAGAAGTCAGTCCAG TCACCACTACGGACATGTCCACCAGTAGGCCTAGTACCACTGCCATGACTACAACCATGGCTACAAGCAATGCCATAACCACTAATGTGGCTACAGATACTACCACAGTCAAAG AAGAGCTGCCTGTGCCATCAGGTGACTTCAAGTCAGAGGACATGATAGCTCTGGGGGTGAGTCTGGCTGTAGCTCTACTGCTCTGCTTTGTGGTTATTGGTTTTCTGGCCTACAACTTCAGACGCTTCAGTGCAGACTGGAAGAAGTTGTCCGAAGCCAGCATCTTCCGCAGCTCG CTGAGTGGGGGTTCAGGTGGGCCTAAAGACGGAGTGCAGTACACCAATGAGGGTTTTCAGGCTGATGAAGACACGGACAGTGTGACTTCGAAGCAGGCAGCAGAGTCGGTGCTGCCACGAGGGCCGGAGCTGAGCCGCAAAGCTCCGGAGGTACTGGAGACACAGCCCAGCGTTCCAACCGCGCAGAGCAAAAGCAGCAATGATAACTCCACTCTTCCTACAGACTCCAGCAGCCAGAATGCCTCAGACAAcacagataaagagaaagaggtgAAACCCATTCTCACCAAGGAGCGGCGCATGGAAGATGGCTACAAAGCTGTATGGTTTAAGGAAGACATTGACCCTAATGACAAGGAGGAAGTGCTCGTTTCTGACAGAGACCAGGACATTGACCATGaagatgatgatcatgatgatgatgatgatgatgatgacgatgatgatgatgatgatgatgacgaggaGGAAGAATATTCTAATTTTGCTGAATTATAG